The Thermonema lapsum genome window below encodes:
- a CDS encoding lycopene cyclase family protein, translating into MSQSYDYIIIGAGAAGLSLAYGLSQHPQLSKKRVLLIDKAHKIRNDRTWCFWTTEAPPFHEVIYRRWQQLAFHSMHGSRQFSIAPFFYYMIRGIDFYRYCFEHLAPSIDFCVGEVSEATPAGEVTLHDGKQFRAQWVFDSRYLLPQKPAELPYPFLLQHFKGYVLHAPHDIFDPHTATLMDFRIPQGGESRFMYILPFSPKEALVEFTIFGKKLLPSSTYDHELKAYIEQHYGVLESLEIKEKEFGVIPMAAQGFRRPEGALIPIGTAAGCAKGSSGYAFIFIQKHCRQIVEALAHNQRPPAYRPAWRFRHYDRIFLNVLYHERMAGAELFSKLFLKLPPQKILRFLIEESSLFDELSVIYNLRSVAFVQAALHEVLS; encoded by the coding sequence ATGTCTCAAAGCTACGACTATATCATTATCGGAGCGGGGGCGGCAGGGCTCAGCCTTGCCTACGGTCTGTCGCAGCACCCACAGCTATCTAAAAAACGCGTGCTACTCATAGACAAGGCGCACAAAATACGAAACGACCGCACTTGGTGTTTTTGGACTACCGAAGCGCCCCCTTTCCATGAGGTCATTTACCGCCGGTGGCAGCAGCTTGCTTTTCATAGCATGCACGGCAGCCGCCAATTTTCTATTGCCCCCTTTTTCTACTACATGATTCGTGGCATCGACTTTTACCGCTATTGCTTTGAGCACTTGGCTCCCAGCATTGACTTTTGTGTGGGGGAAGTATCGGAGGCAACCCCTGCAGGAGAGGTAACCCTACACGACGGCAAGCAATTTCGTGCCCAATGGGTCTTCGACAGCCGCTACCTTCTGCCACAAAAACCCGCAGAACTGCCCTACCCTTTTCTTCTGCAGCATTTCAAAGGCTACGTATTGCATGCCCCCCACGATATATTCGACCCCCATACGGCTACTTTGATGGATTTCCGTATTCCGCAAGGCGGCGAGAGTCGTTTTATGTACATCCTGCCTTTTTCGCCTAAGGAAGCGCTTGTAGAATTCACCATCTTTGGCAAGAAGTTGTTACCATCCAGCACCTACGACCACGAACTGAAGGCATACATCGAGCAGCACTATGGCGTTCTCGAAAGTTTGGAAATCAAAGAAAAAGAGTTCGGCGTAATTCCCATGGCTGCGCAAGGCTTCCGGCGTCCTGAAGGGGCTCTTATACCCATAGGTACGGCTGCCGGTTGTGCTAAGGGCAGCAGCGGCTATGCTTTTATCTTCATTCAAAAACATTGCCGCCAAATCGTTGAAGCCCTTGCCCACAACCAAAGACCGCCGGCTTACCGTCCGGCATGGCGCTTTCGCCATTACGACCGCATATTCCTTAATGTGCTCTATCATGAACGCATGGCAGGCGCCGAGCTTTTCAGTAAGCTTTTTTTAAAACTGCCACCTCAAAAAATTTTGCGTTTTTTGATAGAAGAAAGCAGCCTCTTTGATGAGCTTAGCGTGATATATAATCTACGTTCTGTTGCTTTTGTACAAGCTGCCCTACACGAAGTCCTGTCTTAG
- a CDS encoding DNA/RNA non-specific endonuclease has product MRFFTLYIYVLLLSFLAACTTFVSPVSVQETSYSAPAREDNMALGNPSGAGTAHHNYLIKRPQYAMSYHRYRATPNWVSWHLNKAWLGSVSRQNDFRTDTSLPADWYRASPNDYQYSGFDRGHMCPSADRTASVEDNSATFLMTNILPQAPNNNRQTWEQLESYCRRLVDQGYELYIIAGNRGTGGEGSNGYARTIANGNITVPSHLWKVIVVLPEGSNDLSRINTSTRTIAVIMPNTQDVNQKPWTAYRVSIRDVERLTGYNFLSNVPQWIQDVIETRVDNQYVAPEEYVTTF; this is encoded by the coding sequence ATGCGCTTTTTTACACTTTACATTTACGTTTTGCTCCTTAGTTTTTTGGCGGCTTGTACTACTTTTGTTTCGCCTGTGTCGGTGCAGGAAACAAGCTACAGCGCACCTGCACGCGAAGACAACATGGCATTGGGCAACCCCAGTGGTGCTGGCACCGCCCATCATAACTACTTAATCAAGCGCCCGCAATATGCCATGTCGTATCACCGCTACCGAGCGACACCCAATTGGGTGAGCTGGCACTTGAACAAAGCATGGCTGGGCAGTGTATCACGCCAGAACGACTTCCGCACCGATACCTCTCTACCAGCTGACTGGTATCGTGCCAGCCCCAATGATTACCAATATAGCGGCTTTGATAGGGGGCACATGTGCCCTTCAGCCGACCGCACTGCCAGTGTGGAAGACAACTCCGCCACTTTCTTGATGACCAACATATTGCCACAAGCCCCCAACAACAACCGCCAAACGTGGGAGCAACTCGAGAGCTACTGCCGCCGCTTGGTCGATCAAGGCTATGAGCTTTATATCATTGCTGGCAACCGCGGTACGGGTGGTGAGGGCAGCAATGGTTATGCACGTACCATTGCCAATGGCAACATTACGGTGCCTTCTCATCTGTGGAAAGTGATAGTAGTACTTCCCGAAGGCTCCAATGACCTGAGCCGTATCAATACCTCTACCCGTACCATTGCCGTGATTATGCCTAACACGCAAGATGTGAATCAAAAACCGTGGACCGCCTACCGAGTATCTATCCGCGACGTAGAGCGGCTGACCGGCTACAACTTTTTGTCGAATGTGCCGCAGTGGATTCAAGATGTGATAGAAACAAGGGTAGATAACCAATATGTGGCACCCGAAGAATATGTAACTACTTTCTAA
- a CDS encoding FKBP-type peptidyl-prolyl cis-trans isomerase — protein MRTAKNGDVVKVHYTGKLTNGEVFDSSKGREPLEFKLGEGEMIPGFEAGIIGMQVGEKKVINIPKEEAYGDPLPQLIADFPKSELPEGFPMEEGAQIGVTLADGRQIPAVITAVKENSITIDANHPLAGKDLIFEVELVEIGSSLIL, from the coding sequence ATGCGTACAGCAAAAAATGGCGATGTAGTGAAAGTTCACTACACAGGCAAACTCACCAATGGTGAAGTATTCGACAGCTCGAAAGGGCGTGAGCCTCTCGAATTCAAATTAGGCGAAGGAGAAATGATTCCCGGCTTTGAAGCCGGTATAATAGGCATGCAAGTAGGTGAAAAAAAAGTCATCAACATACCGAAAGAGGAAGCCTATGGCGACCCACTGCCTCAACTGATTGCAGACTTCCCGAAAAGTGAACTTCCCGAAGGTTTTCCCATGGAAGAGGGTGCACAAATAGGCGTTACTTTGGCAGACGGGCGTCAGATTCCCGCAGTAATCACCGCAGTAAAAGAAAACAGCATAACCATCGATGCCAACCACCCCTTGGCAGGCAAAGACCTGATTTTTGAAGTGGAGCTTGTTGAAATAGGCAGTTCCTTGATTTTGTAA
- a CDS encoding DUF4230 domain-containing protein, producing MRQVIIIVLSMVASIALYELVRQQWQYKGKVPIEAQHDLILEQVKRIGKLELVRYQLKDIVEVAPAEVTLLESFLMSQGLYEHSRALLIVTGEAVGCIDLQKIKKEDIVENDSLVVVHLPRPEICYVKVDHQRSRVYDIRVGWLASVRESWLVEAGYRSAEEKIAQAARESQLLEQTKENASLVLRPFIEQLTHKKVVFTFEDLEGSSIPDR from the coding sequence ATGCGGCAAGTCATCATTATAGTGCTCTCTATGGTTGCCAGCATTGCCCTGTATGAGTTGGTACGCCAGCAATGGCAGTACAAAGGCAAGGTACCTATCGAAGCCCAGCACGACTTGATTTTGGAACAAGTGAAGCGCATAGGCAAGCTTGAACTGGTACGCTATCAACTCAAAGACATCGTGGAGGTAGCTCCCGCCGAGGTAACGCTCTTGGAAAGTTTTCTGATGAGCCAAGGGCTATATGAGCACAGCCGCGCCCTGCTTATCGTTACGGGCGAAGCGGTAGGATGCATAGACCTGCAAAAAATAAAAAAAGAGGATATTGTAGAAAACGACAGTCTGGTAGTGGTGCATTTACCCCGTCCTGAAATATGTTATGTCAAAGTAGACCATCAGCGCTCGCGTGTGTATGACATAAGGGTAGGATGGCTCGCTTCAGTGCGCGAGTCGTGGCTTGTGGAAGCCGGCTACCGTAGCGCAGAGGAGAAAATAGCACAAGCAGCGCGAGAGAGTCAGCTGCTGGAACAAACCAAAGAAAATGCATCGCTTGTTTTGCGCCCTTTCATAGAACAGCTAACACACAAAAAAGTAGTGTTTACCTTTGAAGACTTAGAAGGCAGCAGTATTCCTGACCGCTAA
- the cdaA gene encoding diadenylate cyclase CdaA, with amino-acid sequence MLLLAIGFLEIKFVHILDILLVGFLIFRLYKLVKGSIAVPILLGIFSLYIVYLIVDALGLELLSSILGQFLGVGGLAAIVIFQPEIRKFLLFIGRSTFNKERPWMWWRIKQDSGLDLGAILEAAKAMSATNTGALIVLSRSNDLKFYADTGDRLDALLSKRLLLAIFNKYSPLHDGAVIVGRNGRIIAARCILPVTENDQLPAQLGLRHRSAIGLTEVSDAVVLVVSEETGQISLVVDGKIYRDLTLQEMRKVLKALLSSSGWIESSVDELLEQQGALSA; translated from the coding sequence ATGCTTTTACTTGCTATTGGTTTTTTAGAGATAAAGTTTGTTCATATCCTCGACATTCTGTTGGTGGGCTTTCTAATCTTTCGCCTTTACAAACTGGTGAAAGGCAGCATAGCCGTACCCATTCTGCTGGGTATCTTTTCGCTTTACATCGTCTATCTTATTGTAGATGCTTTAGGCTTGGAGTTGCTCAGCAGCATCTTGGGGCAGTTTTTAGGGGTAGGGGGCTTGGCTGCCATCGTTATTTTTCAGCCCGAGATACGTAAGTTTTTGCTTTTTATAGGGCGTAGTACCTTCAACAAAGAACGCCCGTGGATGTGGTGGCGCATAAAACAAGATAGCGGCTTGGACTTAGGCGCAATACTGGAAGCGGCTAAAGCCATGTCGGCAACCAACACGGGCGCTTTGATTGTACTGAGCCGGAGCAACGACTTGAAGTTCTATGCCGATACGGGCGACCGTCTCGATGCCCTGCTTTCGAAGCGTTTGTTATTGGCTATCTTCAATAAATACAGCCCATTGCATGACGGCGCGGTGATTGTGGGGCGCAATGGACGTATCATAGCGGCGCGTTGCATCTTGCCGGTTACTGAAAACGACCAGTTACCAGCGCAGCTGGGTTTGCGCCATCGCTCGGCAATAGGGCTCACCGAAGTGAGCGATGCGGTGGTGTTGGTGGTATCGGAAGAAACCGGACAGATATCACTGGTGGTGGATGGTAAAATATACCGTGACCTTACGTTGCAGGAGATGCGCAAAGTATTGAAAGCACTACTGAGCAGCAGCGGTTGGATAGAAAGCTCGGTTGATGAGTTGTTGGAGCAACAAGGAGCGCTCTCAGCTTGA
- the folP gene encoding dihydropteroate synthase, whose amino-acid sequence MNFSKTHLSICVRGQLKTFERPQVMGILNVTPDSFFDGGRYRRVEEALQRAAHLLKEGADWIDLGGYSSRPGALDITPEEEKQRVLPVLEALKKEYGSRVCVSVDTFRVEVARAALEAGADMINDISGGNEAMWELVAQHRVPYVMMHMRGTPQTMQQMTDYPEGVTLEVLRFFSERMPRCRACGVHDIIVDPGFGFAKTLEQNYELLRNLSCFRQLSAPILVGVSRKSMIYKALGITPAEALNGTTALNSWALCAGASILRVHDVKEAKEIVTLFDYLKLS is encoded by the coding sequence ATGAATTTTTCAAAAACGCATCTTTCTATTTGTGTTCGTGGTCAGCTAAAAACCTTTGAGCGCCCGCAAGTGATGGGCATATTGAACGTAACGCCTGACTCTTTTTTTGACGGGGGACGCTATCGGCGCGTCGAGGAAGCGCTGCAACGCGCAGCCCACTTACTCAAAGAGGGGGCTGACTGGATAGACCTGGGCGGGTATTCGTCGCGCCCCGGAGCGCTGGACATAACGCCCGAAGAAGAAAAACAACGTGTGCTGCCTGTGTTGGAAGCATTGAAAAAAGAGTATGGCAGTAGGGTGTGCGTATCGGTCGATACTTTCCGTGTGGAGGTGGCTCGTGCGGCATTGGAGGCAGGTGCCGACATGATAAACGATATCAGCGGGGGCAACGAAGCCATGTGGGAGTTGGTAGCGCAGCACCGCGTGCCCTATGTGATGATGCACATGCGAGGCACGCCCCAAACCATGCAACAGATGACCGACTATCCGGAAGGCGTAACGCTGGAAGTATTGCGTTTTTTTTCGGAACGCATGCCACGCTGCAGGGCTTGTGGGGTGCATGACATCATCGTGGACCCGGGCTTTGGCTTTGCCAAAACACTTGAACAAAACTACGAGCTGCTGCGTAATTTATCATGTTTTCGGCAGTTGAGTGCTCCTATTTTGGTAGGGGTGTCGCGCAAGTCCATGATATACAAAGCACTTGGGATAACACCCGCTGAAGCGCTCAATGGAACCACTGCGCTCAATAGCTGGGCACTATGTGCCGGGGCATCAATTTTGCGGGTACATGACGTAAAAGAAGCCAAAGAAATTGTTACCTTATTCGACTACCTGAAGTTGTCTTAA
- a CDS encoding DUF1599 domain-containing protein — MTSIIECMPKHENTSFQHTESEYKESIKECKKVFEKKYHDYGTAWRILRPSSLTDQIFIKAKRIRSIQEKGTQAIEEDIRQEFIGIINYCVMALIQLSLPPDAPLYMDYDTISRLYDKQIEATWELLRRKNHDYDEAWRQMRVSSMTDLILMKILRIKQIEDKQGQTLVSEGVEANYQDILNYAVFCLIKLKADEKD; from the coding sequence ATGACCAGCATTATTGAGTGTATGCCAAAACATGAAAATACCTCTTTCCAGCATACGGAAAGCGAATATAAAGAGAGCATCAAAGAATGTAAAAAAGTCTTTGAAAAGAAGTATCACGATTATGGTACGGCTTGGCGCATCTTGCGCCCCAGCTCTTTGACTGACCAGATATTTATCAAAGCCAAGCGCATACGGTCAATTCAAGAAAAAGGTACACAAGCCATTGAAGAAGATATTAGACAAGAGTTCATTGGCATTATCAATTACTGTGTGATGGCTCTTATTCAGTTGTCCTTGCCGCCCGATGCCCCCTTGTATATGGATTACGACACCATCAGCCGCTTGTATGACAAGCAAATAGAGGCTACATGGGAATTGCTGCGCCGTAAAAACCACGATTACGACGAAGCATGGCGGCAGATGCGTGTCAGCTCCATGACCGACCTCATTTTGATGAAAATCTTGCGAATCAAACAGATAGAAGACAAGCAGGGGCAAACGCTCGTGTCGGAGGGTGTGGAAGCCAACTACCAAGACATACTCAACTATGCTGTCTTTTGCTTAATAAAACTAAAAGCAGATGAAAAAGATTGA